The following are from one region of the Neurospora crassa OR74A linkage group III, whole genome shotgun sequence genome:
- a CDS encoding MesA protein — protein sequence MASPQPARPSFSRSNSSQHVNGATGTAHDRKPSLSSFPPRSVSQMSHHGPAHRSRSPQPPHVEPDRTSTLSSKGKTASTGTGFSSQHSSLSAAGVTRQYNNAIGRPRRKLRSQYPRGSTENHVEYILVASFDIDRGPVMEHQYPVAITGDEHMLAELMLPDQAHARNQDWTIFFLHKDSSREEDEADRQAKEERRRRRKRRQDREQGIIHESDDEDDDLDDDDWDDDESTDEDEPEGGEGPPLVYVLNLVNTKHDKTVKRGAVVKAMAICTRHPFLHIYKPLLLLALDEYFKAPVPETLSMLFDAVNEMDLSLMPKLSLLERHLLQMSNNKDLFVEKFEQMIQKRISEDRDGLADQPFDASRSPPRRPGIFRHGTTAHLKGQATYAVPRDTHEFESRVMYKGIPIPIKVPTAIMPETVGDFSLIKLIQNFSEPHAKSPHPFPLHAHLTTNGPNTHPIIVLVNGLLTQKRVIFLGHNMPSGEVAEAVLAACALASGGILRGFTRHAFPYTDLTKVDDLLRVPGFIAGVTNPTFEHHPEWWDILCDLPSGRIKISSRIEQPAITEGLVYFQQQNPTCASLVHQSHSSSAADLTGDQAFMADMLKSIATRAGERVIRAKWRDWVLKFTRIAAAFEESVYGASALYIGSDEHDNYPHTTNSTGHGYVWADDEKKSKELAGNVTRIEGWRNTRSYYSFIQDVAQLYTIRPLKGLDLHHMHDRLRTQRLTAMQSRDIYLTFAKYVRSYDEICLLLSVAPEAHAGLFYIALGLFHKDREVRVKTADLLERISQHEAGQHWWRGLSRFEKLAYDRITKEVQMAESQAGMQGLAITPGSSEDPMRRISREG from the exons ATGGCATCCCCTCAGCCGGCGCGGCCTTCGTTTTCACGAAGCAACAGCTCGCAACACGTCAATGGAGCGACTGGAACAGCTCACGATCGAAAACcgtctctctcctcctttccgcCCCGATCAGTATCCCAAATGTCGCATCATGGCCCAGCTCATCGCTCGCGCTCCCCGCAGCCGCCTCACGTCGAACCTGATCGAACCTCCACTCTGAGCTCCAAAGGCAAGACTGCCTCCACGGGTACTGGCTTCTCCTCGCAGCATAGCTCGCTCTCTGCCGCCGGTGTCACTCGTCAGTACAACAACGCCATTGGCCGTCCTCGCCGCAAGTTGCGCTCGCAGTACCCCCGTGGGAGTACCGAAAACCATGTCGAGTACATCTTAGTCGCTTCCTTTGATATCGACCGTGGTCCCGTCATGGAGCATCAATATCCAGTCGCTATCACCGGGGATGAGCACATGTTGGCTGAGCTTATGCTTCCAGACCAGGCCCACGCACGAAACCAAGATTGGACCATATTCTTCTTGCACAAGGATTCTAGtcgcgaggaggacgaggcaGACCGTCAGGCAAAGGAGGAGAGGCGGCGACGGAGAAAACGCAGACAGGATCGCGAACAGGGCATTATACATGAGtcagatgatgaagatgacgacctggacgacgacgattgggatgacgatgaatcgaccgacgaggacgagccTGAAGGTGGCGAAGGGCCTCCGTTAGTATACGTTCTCAACCTCGTCAACACAAAACACGACAAAACAGTCAAGAGAGGTGCAGTGGTAAAGGCCATGGCTATCTGCACCCGGCACCCGTTTCTTCATATATACAAG CCCCTTTTATTATTGGCTCTAGATGAATACTTCAAGGCTCCTGTTCCAGAAACCCTCTCCATGCTGTTTGATGCGGTCAACGAGATGGACTTGTCGCTCATGCCCAAGCTAAGCCTGCTGGAGAGGCATTTGCTACAAATGAGCAACAATAAGGACCTTTTCGTTGAAAAGTTTGAACAGATGATTCAAAAGCGGATTTCAGAGGACCGAGATGGCCTTGCGGACCAGCCTTTTGACGCCAGTAGAAGTCCGCCGAGAAGACCAGGCATTTTTCGACATGGGACGACAGCGCACCTCAAGGGACAGGCAACTTACGCAGTACCTCGTGACACGCACGAGTTCGAGAGCAGAGTTATGTATAAGGGTATCCCTATCCCAATCAAGGTGCCAACGGCGATCATGCCAGAGACTGTTGGGGATTTCTCCCTGATCAAACTCATACAAAACTTCTCGGAACCACATGCAAAATCACCACATCCCTTCCCTCTGCATGCCCACCTGACCACGAACGGCCCCAATACACACCCCATAATAGTGTTGGTCAACGGTCTGCTTACCCAAAAGCGCGTCATCTTCCTAGGCCACAACATGCCTTCCGGCGAGGTTGCCGAAGCGGTCCTCGCCGCCTGCGCGCTCGCATCTGGCGGTATACTCAGAGGGTTCACTCGCCACGCCTTTCCCTATACGGACTTGACCAAGGTCGACGACCTTTTACGGGTTCCTGGTTTCATTGCGGGTGTCACTAACCCGACATTCGAACATCATCCTGAGTGGTGGGATATCTTATGTGACCTGCCCAGTGGGAGAATCAAAATCAGTAGTCGAATCGAGCAGCCGGCAATTACGGAGGGCCTCGTCTACTTTCAGCAACAAAATCCAACCTGCGCTTCACTCGTACACCAGAGCCACTCGAGCAGTGCGGCGGACTTGACAGGCGATCAGGCCTTCATGGCTGACATGTTGAAGAGCATAGCCACGAGAGCTGGAGAGCGTGTGATTCGCGCCAAGTGGCGGGACTGGGTTCTCAAGTTCACACGCATTGCCGCTGCCTTTGAGGAAAGCGTATATGGCGCCAGTGCTCTTTACATTGGCAGTGATGAGCACGACAACTACCCGCACACCACCAACTCTACCGGTCACGGCTACGTGTGGGCCGACGACGAAAAAAAGAGCAAGGAGCTGGCAGGGAACGTCACGAGGATAGAAGGCTGGAGGAATACTAGGAGTTACTACAGCTTTATCCAG GACGTCGCTCAGCTATACACGATCCGTCCGCTCAAAGGCCTGGATCTCCATCACATGCACGATCGACTGCGCACGCAACGGTTGACGGCCATGCAGAGCCGCGATATTTACCTGACGTTCGCCAAGTACGTCCGCAGCTACGACGAAATCTGCTTGCTCCTCAGTGTCGCCCCCGAGGCACACGCCGGCTTGTTCTACATTGCCCTTGGGCTTTTCCATAAGGACAGAGAAGTCAGGGTGAAGACAGCGGATTTGCTGGAGAGGATCTCGCAGCACGAGGCAGGCCAACATTGGTGGAGAGGGCTCAGTCGGTTTGAGAAGCTGGCATACGATAGGATCACGAAGGAGGTTCAGATGGCTGAGTCTCAAGCTGGGATGCAGGGGTTGGCGATAACGCCAGGGTCGAGTGAGGACCCTATGAGAAGGATTAGCCGAGAGGGATAA
- a CDS encoding esterase D, producing the protein MITAGSLQPLFHSCPRRNLSSLLFPLLNRQARSQPSFKSSNPRFLVTFPHYYHSTTTTTTRSGIVTTTTTTAKMGLTVKATIASFGGKLFKLSHPSTSTGTDMAVNLYLPPQALKSQTKVPVLFYLSGLTCTPDNCSEKGFFQHGASQRGLAIVYPDTSPRGLNLPGEKDAWDFGEGAGFYVDATQEPWAKGYKMDTYITRELPSVLFGADSEFGKYLDADKVSITGHSMGGHGALTLYLKNPGMYKSVSAFAPIANPCECAWGKKAFAGYLGEENKEEWKKHDATELIKSEKWRGHKDARVLVDVGTGDNFYKQGQLLPENFEKAVKEAGVEGVTVRYQEDYDHSYYFMASFSDEHVDHAAKYLGLL; encoded by the exons ATGATAACAGCTGGAAGCCTACAACCACTATTTCACAGCTGTCCTCGGCGGAATTTGTCATCTTTACTCTTTCCACTCCTCAACCGTCAAGCTCGCAGCCAACCAAGCTTTAAGTCGTCGAATCCTCGCTTCTTGGTTACCTTTCCTCACTACTACCAttcaacaacgacaacaacaacaagatcaGGGAtagtaacaacaacaacaaccacagccaAAATGGGTCTCACAGTCAAAGCAACCATCGCCTCCTTCGGCGGCAAGCTCTTCAAGCTCTCCcacccctccacctccaccggcACCGACATGGCCGTGAACCTGTACCTTCCTCCCCAGGCCCTCAAGTCGCAAACCAAGGTCCCGGTCCTGTTCTACCTTTCCGGCCTAACCTGCACCCCCGACAACTGTTCCGAAAAGGGTTTCTTCCAGCACGGCGCCTCCCAGCGCGGTCTCGCCATCGTCTACCCCGACACTTCTCCGCGCGGTCTCAACCTCCCCGGCGAAAAGGACGCTTGGGACTTTGGCGAGGGCGCCGGCTTTTACGTCGACGCTACGCAAGAGCCGTGGGCCAAGGGGTACAAGATGGACACGTACATCACGCGCGAGCTTCCGTCGGTCTTGTTTGGGGCCGACTCGGAGTTTGGCAAGTACCTGGATGCCGACAAGGTCAGCATCACGGGCCACAGCATGGGCGGACACGGCGCCTTGACTTTGTACCTCAAGAACCCGGGCATGTACAAGAGCGTCAGCGCTTTTGCGCCGATTGCGAACCCGTGTGAGTGCGCGTGGGGCAAGAAGGCGTTTGCGGGTTATCTGGGCGAGGAGAACAAGGAGGAGTGGAAGAAGCATGATGCGACCGAGTTGATCAAGAGTGAGAAGTGGAGGGGACACAAGGATGCGAGGGTGTTGGTTGATGTCGGTACGGGcgataatttctataagcaGGGGCAATTGTTGCCCGAGAACTTTGAAAAGGCCGTTAAGGAGGCGGGCGTCGAGGGAGTGACGGTTAGATACCAGGAG GATTACGACCATTCGTACTACTTCATGGCATCTTTCAGCGATGAACATGTTGACCATGCCGCCAAGTACCTGGGACTTCTCTaa